A part of Winslowiella toletana genomic DNA contains:
- the rraB gene encoding ribonuclease E inhibitor RraB — protein sequence MAYEQLLEEQREETRLIIEELLEDGSDPDALYAIEHHLSCNNFDSLEKVAVDAFKLGYEVGEPEELELEDGTTVMCCDVISEGALNAELIDAQVEQLVNLAAQYNVDYDGWGTYFEDPDAQDDDIEGDDVDDEDTGVRH from the coding sequence ATGGCTTACGAACAATTACTGGAAGAGCAACGCGAAGAAACGCGACTGATTATCGAAGAGCTGTTGGAAGATGGCAGCGATCCTGACGCGCTGTATGCCATTGAACATCACCTTTCCTGTAACAACTTTGATTCACTGGAAAAAGTGGCCGTTGATGCCTTCAAACTCGGCTATGAAGTCGGTGAACCTGAAGAGCTGGAACTGGAAGATGGCACCACTGTAATGTGCTGCGATGTGATCAGTGAAGGCGCGCTGAACGCTGAACTGATTGATGCACAGGTTGAGCAGCTGGTTAACCTTGCCGCGCAGTACAATGTCGATTACGACGGCTGGGGCACCTACTTTGAAGATCCTGATGCACAGGATGACGATATTGAAGGTGATGATGTGGACGATGAAGATACCGGCGTTCGTCATTAA